The following are from one region of the Hallerella porci genome:
- the yajC gene encoding preprotein translocase subunit YajC — MKFSALIALMFAASAFAQEAAPEQQGSALMGFLPFILMFVVMYLFFIMPKQKEMKKLDAMRKALKKGDQVLTAAGIIGSVVNVENNIVTVKTGNDTRLDFEQSAIVRVLNAEDKKDVKPAK, encoded by the coding sequence ATGAAATTTTCCGCTCTGATCGCCCTGATGTTTGCCGCTTCCGCTTTTGCACAAGAAGCAGCTCCGGAACAACAAGGTTCTGCATTGATGGGATTTCTCCCGTTCATCTTGATGTTCGTCGTCATGTATCTTTTCTTCATTATGCCGAAGCAAAAGGAAATGAAGAAGCTCGATGCGATGCGTAAAGCGTTGAAGAAAGGCGACCAAGTTTTGACCGCAGCAGGAATCATCGGTTCCGTGGTGAATGTGGAAAACAATATCGTCACCGTGAAAACCGGAAACGATACGCGTCTCGATTTTGAACAATCGGCAATTGTCCGCGTTTTGAACGCCGAAGACAAGAAAGACGTCAAGCCGGCAAAGTAA